The Mercurialis annua linkage group LG8, ddMerAnnu1.2, whole genome shotgun sequence genome window below encodes:
- the LOC126661980 gene encoding uncharacterized protein LOC126661980, with translation MAHLRPEESHSSPYFLHPNENPSLMLVATPLNGQNYYASSRAMRMALISKNKIKFVDGSIIVPSVDDPLCPAWKRCNTMVLSRLVQSLAATISQSVISLDSAYEIWNDLKDRFSQKDHVRVSDLQQELYSLRQGSLSVTEYFTHLKILWDEFVSLRPMPVCSCAPKCSCDGYLKMKSYYDNDYTLRFIRGLNETYSNIKSQMFMLDPLPKINKVFGLVIQQERQSAVPLLPTPTETSVFYSNARAGPYKPNFNNSRSPSTFNSQRKFYPTKFNMNNNLLECAFFGASGHSIDRCFKKHGYPPGHPGFRPQGKQVISSANMAEGQYCTESYQNNSEFHNSDNDQYDMPSSYDETMQHNQQNMVNLSFTPDQYMKILALIQPSTAQNPSSQIHAPSSSQIHAPPNNNALQAQFDAANTAKISGITLYTSTVANVTTDQSLWFLDSGATDHIICSSTYYTSCAAISN, from the coding sequence ATGGCTCATTTACGTCCTGAAGAATCACATTCTAGTCCATATTTCTTACATCCTAATGAAAATCCCTCATTGATGTTAGTTGCAACTCCTTTGAATGGTCAGAATTATTATGCTTCGTCAAGAGCTATGAGAATGGCTCTAATatctaaaaacaaaataaaatttgttgatGGCTCAATCATTGTTCCTTCAGTTGATGATCCACTATGTCCAGCATGGAAGAGGTGTAACACAATGGTGCTTTCTCGGCTTGTTCAGTCACTTGCTGCAACTATTTCACAAAGTGTCATTTCACTTGATTCTGCTTATGAGATCTGGAATGATCTCAAGGATCGTTTTTCTCAAAAGGATCATGTCAGAGTTTCTGATCTGCAACAGGAATTATACTCCCTCAGGCAAGGTTCTCTTTCTGTAACTGAATATTTCACTCACCTCAAAATATTGTGGGATGAATTTGTTAGTTTACGACCTATGCCTGTCTGTTCCTGTGCTCCAAAATGTTCCTGTGATGGATACTTAAAGATGAAGTCATATTATGATAATGACTATACCCTGCGCTTTATCAGAGGTCTCAATGAGACATACTCTAACATCAAATCACAGATGTTTATGTTGGATCCCTtaccaaaaattaataaagtctTTGGACTAGTAATTCAACAGGAAAGACAGTCTGCAGTTCCTCTTTTGCCAACACCAACTGAAACCTCAGTTTTCTATAGCAATGCTAGAGCTGGTCCTTATAAgccaaattttaataattctaGAAGTCCTAGCACTTTCAACAGTCAAAGAAAATTCTATCCTACAAAGTTCAATATGAATAACAATTTGCTAGAGTGTGCATTTTTTGGAGCGTCTGGTCACTCAATTGACAGATGCTTTAAGAAGCATGGATACCCTCCAGGACATCCAGGTTTTAGACCTCAAGGAAAGCAAGTTATCAGCTCAGCAAATATGGCAGAGGGACAATATTGTACAGAATCTTATCAGAATAATTCAGAATTTCATAATTCTGATAATGATCAGTATGATATGCCAAGCTCATATGATGAAACTATGCAGCATAATCAGCAAAATATGGTGAATCTGTCTTTTACTCCAGATCAGTATATGAAAATTTTGGCATTAATACAGCCATCTACTGCTCAGAATCCCAGCTCTCAGATTCATGCCCCATCCAGCTCTCAGATTCATGCCCCACCTAACAACAATGCATTGCAAGCTCAATTTGATGCTGCTAACACAGCTAAAATTTCAGGTATTACACTCTATACCTCTACTGTTGCCAATGTTACTACAGACCAGTCTTTATGGTTCTTAGACTCTGGGGCTACTGACCACATTATATGTTCATCTACCTATTACACATCATGTGCTGCTATTTCTAATTAG